In one Nocardioides sp. NBC_00368 genomic region, the following are encoded:
- a CDS encoding DUF3224 domain-containing protein, with amino-acid sequence MKSPSNTYGNKASTTMTVARWIEAAYVDIDGEGTRMGDDVYIPTRGLTTSETDYTYAGEIEGTGVARMIGAYGNPAGGAVFEAYEQFTGSIAGQEGSCVWRISGTYADKTVRSHLTVIPGLGTGGLEGLVGEADMILSEEGGGEAYGFVLSYDWS; translated from the coding sequence ATGAAGAGCCCCAGCAACACCTACGGAAACAAGGCAAGCACCACGATGACCGTCGCGCGCTGGATCGAGGCGGCCTACGTCGACATCGACGGCGAGGGCACCCGGATGGGCGACGACGTCTACATCCCCACGCGCGGCCTGACCACCTCCGAGACCGACTACACCTACGCCGGCGAGATCGAGGGCACGGGCGTCGCGCGGATGATCGGGGCCTACGGCAACCCCGCCGGGGGAGCGGTCTTCGAGGCGTACGAGCAGTTCACCGGCTCCATCGCCGGCCAGGAGGGTTCCTGCGTGTGGCGGATCAGCGGGACGTACGCCGACAAGACCGTCCGCTCCCACCTCACCGTCATCCCCGGACTCGGCACCGGCGGCCTCGAGGGCCTCGTCGGCGAGGCCGACATGATCCTCTCGGAGGAGGGCGGCGGGGAGGCGTACGGCTTCGTCCTCTCCTACGACTGGAGCTGA
- a CDS encoding helix-turn-helix domain-containing protein, giving the protein MVGQMEGRGYPDAIVRPVTAARTITTERFAPSAEIAGHVDYHWYVGWDLEHPHDQQVIPQPRIHIAAEDGRLLVHGIGRRPFVRHLTGRGHTLGVAFLPGLFRPVLGSRVSAIADQVVPAQDLLGVDDRPAADRILSSADPKEMAAAMEAYLLEVGLPADPVAEDVRRWVTLAEDDRSITRAEQLADHAGLSLRSLQRLFSEYVGIGPKWVVQRFRVLEVAARAHSGDVDWAAVAAELDFSDQAHLVRTFRDVVGAPPATYAKDL; this is encoded by the coding sequence ATGGTGGGCCAGATGGAGGGCAGGGGCTATCCCGACGCGATCGTGCGGCCGGTCACGGCGGCGCGGACCATCACGACCGAGCGGTTCGCGCCCTCCGCGGAGATCGCCGGGCACGTGGACTACCACTGGTACGTCGGCTGGGACCTCGAGCACCCGCACGACCAGCAGGTCATCCCGCAGCCCCGGATCCACATCGCCGCCGAGGACGGCCGGCTGCTGGTCCACGGGATCGGCCGGCGCCCGTTCGTCCGGCACCTCACCGGCCGCGGTCACACGCTCGGTGTCGCGTTCCTGCCCGGCCTGTTCCGCCCCGTGCTCGGCAGCCGGGTAAGCGCGATCGCGGACCAGGTGGTGCCCGCGCAGGACCTGCTCGGTGTCGACGACCGCCCGGCCGCGGACCGGATCCTGTCGTCGGCCGATCCGAAGGAGATGGCCGCCGCGATGGAGGCCTACCTCCTCGAGGTCGGCCTGCCCGCGGACCCGGTCGCCGAGGACGTACGCCGCTGGGTCACTCTCGCCGAGGACGACCGCTCGATCACCCGGGCCGAGCAGCTCGCCGACCACGCCGGCCTGAGCCTGCGGTCGCTGCAGCGCCTGTTCAGCGAGTACGTCGGGATCGGCCCGAAGTGGGTCGTGCAGCGGTTCCGCGTGCTGGAGGTCGCCGCCCGCGCCCATTCCGGCGACGTCGACTGGGCCGCCGTCGCCGCGGAGCTCGACTTCAGCGACCAGGCCCACCTGGTGCGTACGTTCCGAGACGTCGTGGGCGCTCCCCCGGCTACGTACGCGAAGGACCTGTGA
- a CDS encoding GNAT family N-acetyltransferase translates to MARSVSIRPVGADDLPELVDLIREHASYERAADPRPDLQTALAAWLFVPRPRLRVLVAVQGDALVGYASWSPEASTWQAAEYAHLDCLFLRESTRGRGAGRLLMQAVEAEAHAAGAGELQWQTPEWNDGAIRFYRRTGAREAAKARFTLPLTGPSRT, encoded by the coding sequence TTGGCCCGCAGCGTCTCGATCCGTCCGGTAGGAGCTGACGACCTGCCCGAGCTGGTCGACCTGATCCGGGAGCACGCCAGCTACGAGCGAGCGGCCGATCCTCGACCGGACCTGCAGACCGCGCTCGCGGCGTGGCTGTTCGTCCCCCGGCCGCGGCTCCGGGTCCTCGTCGCGGTCCAGGGCGACGCGCTCGTCGGCTACGCGAGCTGGAGCCCGGAGGCCTCGACCTGGCAGGCGGCCGAGTACGCCCACCTCGACTGTCTGTTCCTGCGGGAGTCCACCCGGGGTCGGGGCGCGGGCCGCCTGCTGATGCAGGCGGTGGAGGCCGAAGCGCATGCGGCCGGCGCCGGTGAGCTGCAGTGGCAGACGCCGGAGTGGAACGACGGAGCGATCCGCTTCTACCGCCGCACCGGCGCCCGCGAGGCCGCCAAGGCGCGCTTCACGCTGCCCCTCACAGGTCCTTCGCGTACGTAG
- a CDS encoding rhodanese-like domain-containing protein, protein MNSPAASAEAVSHFASKLAFETDASDVHADQAERARFVLVDSRGEAAWAQGRIVGAIHMPTAEIAGRAADEIPLDMPVVTYCWGPGCNGATRAALEFAKLGYQVKEMIGGFEYWAREGYPVEDERGPVVRAKDPLTAPLDTIFCAC, encoded by the coding sequence ATGAACTCTCCCGCCGCCTCCGCCGAGGCTGTCTCCCACTTCGCGAGCAAGCTCGCCTTCGAGACCGACGCCTCAGACGTCCACGCCGACCAGGCCGAACGCGCCCGCTTCGTGCTGGTCGACTCACGTGGAGAGGCCGCCTGGGCGCAGGGCCGCATCGTGGGCGCGATCCACATGCCCACGGCCGAGATCGCCGGCCGGGCCGCCGACGAGATCCCGCTGGACATGCCTGTCGTGACGTACTGCTGGGGGCCGGGCTGCAACGGCGCGACCCGGGCGGCCCTGGAGTTCGCGAAGCTGGGCTACCAGGTCAAGGAGATGATCGGCGGCTTCGAGTACTGGGCGCGCGAGGGCTATCCCGTCGAGGACGAGCGTGGCCCCGTCGTTCGTGCCAAGGACCCGCTGACCGCGCCGTTGGACACGATCTTCTGTGCTTGCTGA
- a CDS encoding Lrp/AsnC family transcriptional regulator, which yields MPANLPFEPDKVDTAILKSLQANGRQSIAELARHINMSHSAAAERVRRLEESGVISGYGAQVDPERLGFTILAYLRLRYPSSVYDPLHKLLADLPEVIEAHHVTGDDCFVMKVVATDMKHLEQISGRVGSLGSVTTSVVYSSPLPPRPLLPPG from the coding sequence GTGCCCGCGAATCTCCCTTTCGAGCCTGACAAGGTCGATACGGCCATCCTGAAATCGCTGCAGGCCAACGGGCGACAGAGCATCGCCGAGCTGGCACGGCACATCAACATGAGCCACAGCGCGGCAGCCGAACGGGTCCGTCGCCTCGAGGAGTCCGGCGTCATCTCCGGCTACGGCGCGCAGGTCGATCCGGAACGACTCGGCTTCACGATCCTGGCCTACCTGCGCCTGCGCTACCCGAGCAGCGTCTACGACCCGCTCCACAAGCTGCTCGCCGACCTGCCCGAGGTCATCGAGGCGCACCACGTCACCGGCGACGACTGCTTCGTCATGAAGGTCGTCGCCACCGACATGAAGCACCTCGAGCAGATCAGCGGCCGGGTCGGCTCGCTCGGCAGCGTCACGACCAGCGTCGTCTACTCGTCCCCGTTGCCGCCGCGGCCGCTGCTTCCACCCGGCTGA
- a CDS encoding helix-turn-helix transcriptional regulator, which translates to MTTELGEFLRSRRAAISPEDAGLVSYGARRVPGLRREELAMLAGVSPTYYTRLEQADHHNASDAVIDSLARALRLSAEEHDHLRRLARPVGTVSGSRDVEPRPAAVAMLMDYPGPALIVDHANYVLTWNDLGHRLYGHGLDFDAPYAGRPHRPNLIRRFFLEPDGPELFVDPEGTGLQMVGFLRYSSGLHPEDHILSCLVGELVQRSDLFAELWAEHPVMDCGYGIKRLRHPVAGRMDLAYEAMVLPETSQRIVLYRAEPGSPSAAALATLAAMPSTDQPGGSSGRGGNGDE; encoded by the coding sequence ATGACGACCGAGCTCGGAGAGTTCCTGCGCAGCCGCCGGGCGGCGATCAGTCCCGAGGACGCCGGACTGGTGTCCTACGGCGCCCGACGGGTCCCTGGCCTGCGGCGCGAGGAGCTGGCGATGCTGGCCGGCGTCTCGCCGACCTACTACACCCGGCTCGAGCAGGCCGACCACCACAACGCCTCCGACGCGGTGATCGACTCGCTCGCCCGGGCGCTGCGGCTGAGCGCCGAGGAGCACGACCACCTGCGGCGGCTGGCGCGTCCCGTCGGAACGGTGTCGGGCAGCCGCGACGTGGAACCGCGCCCGGCCGCGGTGGCGATGCTGATGGACTATCCCGGTCCGGCGCTCATCGTCGACCACGCCAACTACGTGCTCACCTGGAACGACCTCGGACACCGCCTCTACGGACACGGGCTGGACTTCGACGCCCCGTACGCCGGCCGCCCCCACCGCCCCAACCTGATCCGTCGGTTCTTCCTCGAGCCGGACGGGCCGGAGCTCTTCGTCGACCCCGAGGGCACCGGGCTGCAGATGGTCGGCTTCCTGCGCTACTCCTCGGGTCTCCACCCCGAGGACCACATCCTCAGCTGCCTGGTCGGCGAGCTCGTCCAGCGCAGCGACCTGTTCGCCGAGCTGTGGGCCGAGCATCCGGTGATGGACTGCGGCTACGGGATCAAGCGGTTGCGGCATCCGGTGGCGGGGCGGATGGACCTGGCGTACGAGGCGATGGTGCTGCCCGAGACCAGCCAGCGGATCGTGCTCTACCGGGCTGAGCCCGGCTCGCCCTCGGCTGCCGCGCTGGCCACGCTGGCCGCGATGCCCTCGACCGATCAGCCGGGTGGAAGCAGCGGCCGCGGCGGCAACGGGGACGAGTAG
- a CDS encoding MFS transporter produces MTTTTQAEPVREAGMTRGQLLVLLLLLASQFTLTVDFSILNVALPTVGVSLGFAEAHVQWIATAFALCAAGFTLLFGRIGDYVGRRRVFLVGMVALGAASLLGGVATSPEVLLTARVAQGLATAAVTPAALSLLTVSFPEGPLRQRALGLNSVVMSTGFTAGAVLGGVLTDLLSWRWAFLVNVPIALLVVAVAPFVLRDSADRERSRLDLPGAVLVTSGLLALVYGATRLGEAGIADVWGLTAIGVAMVLLVAFWRAESTHPHPLVPLQILTRRTIGFGNIAGFATFAFESSLVFVLTMYLQHVLRLDALQTGLMLVAMGLGAIIGGSVAPRLIDAFGIRNAVAGGLAVQAVTTGVLVLVGPSVGWLWFLGLMNFVGAIGHVTAIVGFMVAATSGLPDHEQGLATGLAMMTQQVAIALGIPIMSTVATAAGGVASLDALHVAIAVNAVLVLLAAVLVAVGLPLRRPAPEPA; encoded by the coding sequence ATGACCACGACTACCCAGGCCGAGCCCGTACGCGAGGCCGGCATGACCCGCGGACAGCTGCTGGTGCTCCTGCTGCTGCTCGCCTCCCAGTTCACCCTCACCGTCGACTTCTCGATCCTCAACGTGGCGCTGCCGACCGTCGGGGTGAGCCTCGGGTTCGCCGAGGCCCACGTGCAGTGGATCGCGACCGCGTTCGCCCTGTGCGCGGCCGGGTTCACGCTGCTCTTCGGCCGGATCGGCGACTACGTCGGCCGCCGGCGGGTCTTCCTGGTCGGCATGGTCGCGCTGGGCGCCGCCTCGCTGCTCGGCGGGGTCGCCACCTCTCCCGAGGTGCTGCTGACCGCCCGGGTCGCCCAGGGCCTGGCCACCGCCGCGGTCACCCCGGCGGCGCTCTCACTGCTCACCGTCTCCTTCCCCGAGGGTCCGTTGCGGCAGCGTGCCCTGGGTCTGAACAGCGTGGTGATGTCGACCGGCTTCACCGCCGGGGCGGTGCTCGGTGGCGTACTCACCGATCTGCTGTCGTGGCGCTGGGCGTTCCTGGTCAACGTACCGATCGCGCTGCTGGTGGTCGCCGTCGCACCGTTCGTGCTGCGCGACTCCGCGGACCGGGAGCGGTCGCGGCTCGACCTGCCGGGCGCCGTGCTGGTGACCAGCGGTCTGCTGGCGCTCGTCTACGGCGCGACCCGACTGGGTGAGGCCGGCATCGCCGACGTGTGGGGGCTGACGGCGATCGGGGTCGCGATGGTCCTGCTGGTCGCCTTCTGGCGCGCCGAGTCCACGCACCCGCATCCGCTGGTGCCGCTGCAGATCCTCACCCGGCGCACGATCGGCTTCGGCAACATCGCCGGCTTCGCGACCTTCGCCTTCGAGTCGTCGCTGGTCTTCGTGCTGACGATGTACCTCCAGCACGTCCTCCGTCTCGATGCTCTGCAGACCGGCCTGATGCTCGTCGCGATGGGGCTCGGCGCCATCATCGGCGGGTCCGTCGCGCCGCGGTTGATCGACGCCTTCGGAATACGCAACGCCGTGGCCGGCGGGCTCGCCGTCCAGGCGGTCACCACCGGCGTGCTGGTCCTCGTCGGGCCCTCGGTCGGCTGGCTCTGGTTCCTCGGGCTGATGAACTTCGTCGGCGCGATCGGGCACGTCACCGCGATCGTCGGCTTCATGGTCGCCGCCACCTCCGGGCTCCCCGACCACGAGCAGGGGCTGGCCACCGGGCTGGCGATGATGACCCAGCAGGTCGCGATCGCGCTAGGCATCCCGATCATGTCGACCGTCGCCACCGCCGCGGGCGGCGTCGCCTCTCTCGATGCTCTGCACGTGGCGATCGCGGTCAACGCGGTCCTTGTCCTCCTCGCCGCGGTGCTGGTGGCCGTCGGCCTGCCCCTCCGGCGCCCGGCACCCGAGCCCGCCTGA
- a CDS encoding DUF1684 domain-containing protein — protein MTVVDIETFAEEWAAWHEAHEKRRASAHGFLAITSMRWLDEEPETYDDVPGAWSSGPDGVVVSLAPGESLVVNGAEITGRHSFGVIDERGGITAAFGDAVVEIARRGDSDILRPRHPDNPVLTGYRGTEAYAPDPSWAVPGRFVAYESPVPTTVGSVVDGLEHVYEAVGEIEFTVGDATHSLTAFPGSAPGSLHVLFVDETSGRTTYAANRSLSVEAPDGAGNVLVDFNRATNLPCAYTDHATCPLPPAGNRLPVAVEAGEKIPF, from the coding sequence ATGACCGTCGTCGACATCGAGACCTTCGCCGAGGAATGGGCGGCGTGGCACGAGGCGCACGAGAAGCGGCGGGCCTCGGCCCACGGCTTCCTCGCGATCACCTCGATGCGCTGGCTCGACGAGGAGCCCGAGACGTACGACGACGTACCGGGTGCCTGGTCGAGCGGCCCGGACGGCGTCGTGGTCTCGCTCGCGCCGGGTGAGTCGCTGGTCGTGAACGGCGCCGAGATCACCGGGCGGCACTCCTTCGGTGTCATCGACGAGCGTGGCGGCATCACCGCCGCGTTCGGCGACGCCGTCGTCGAGATCGCCAGGCGTGGCGACAGCGACATCCTCCGCCCGCGCCATCCCGACAACCCGGTCCTGACCGGCTACCGCGGCACCGAGGCCTACGCGCCCGACCCGAGCTGGGCCGTGCCGGGGCGTTTCGTCGCCTATGAGTCGCCGGTGCCGACGACGGTCGGCTCGGTCGTCGACGGCCTCGAGCACGTCTATGAGGCGGTGGGCGAGATCGAGTTCACGGTGGGCGACGCCACGCACAGCCTCACCGCCTTCCCTGGATCCGCACCGGGATCTTTGCACGTGCTCTTCGTCGACGAGACCTCCGGCAGGACGACGTACGCAGCCAACCGGAGCCTCTCGGTGGAGGCACCGGACGGCGCCGGCAACGTGCTGGTCGACTTCAACCGCGCCACCAACCTGCCGTGCGCCTACACCGACCACGCCACCTGCCCGCTTCCACCGGCCGGCAACCGGCTGCCGGTCGCGGTCGAAGCGGGGGAGAAGATTCCGTTCTGA
- the guaB gene encoding IMP dehydrogenase — translation MEIPEKFATLGLTYDDVLLMPGYSDLAPSDIDTTSRLTREIDLRVPLISAAMDTVTESRMAIAMARQGGIGVLHRNLSIEDQAYQVDLVKRTQTGIISNPVTIGPDATLEQLDKLAGEYRISGFPVVDVDQKLIGIITNRDLRFTPVAEWATTKVNEVMTSKDLITGPAEISREEATKLLRQHKLERLPLVDTDGRITGLITVKDFVKSEQFPDASKDAQGRLLVGAAIGYFGDAWERATTLIEAGVDVLVADTAHGNVRMLIDMVRRLKTDPATKHVQVIGGNVATREGAQSFVDAGADAVKVGVGPGSICTTRVVTGVGVPQISAVYEASLACKPADVPVIADGGLRYSGEIGKAIVAGADTVMLGSMLAGTEETPGDTVLINGKQFKAYRGMGSMGAMSSRGKKSFSKDRYFQAEVTDDDMIVPEGVEGQVAYKGALATVAHQLTGGLHQTMFYVGARTIPELQEKGRFMRITSASLKESHPHDVQVTAEAPNYHV, via the coding sequence ATGGAGATCCCGGAGAAGTTCGCGACGCTCGGCCTCACCTACGACGACGTACTCCTGATGCCTGGATACTCGGATCTGGCGCCGTCTGACATCGATACGACCTCCCGGCTGACCCGCGAGATCGACCTGCGGGTCCCGCTGATCTCCGCGGCGATGGACACCGTGACCGAGTCGCGGATGGCGATCGCGATGGCCCGTCAGGGCGGCATCGGCGTGCTCCACCGCAACCTGAGCATCGAGGATCAGGCCTACCAGGTCGACCTGGTCAAGCGCACCCAGACCGGGATCATCTCCAACCCGGTCACCATCGGCCCCGACGCGACGCTCGAGCAGCTCGACAAGCTGGCCGGCGAATACCGGATCTCCGGGTTCCCCGTGGTCGACGTCGACCAGAAGCTGATCGGCATCATCACCAACCGCGACCTCCGGTTCACCCCGGTCGCGGAGTGGGCGACCACGAAGGTCAACGAGGTGATGACCTCGAAGGACCTGATCACCGGGCCCGCCGAGATCTCCCGCGAAGAGGCCACCAAGCTGCTGCGCCAGCACAAGCTGGAGCGCCTCCCGCTGGTCGACACGGACGGTCGCATCACCGGCCTGATCACCGTCAAGGACTTCGTGAAGTCCGAGCAGTTCCCCGACGCCTCCAAGGACGCGCAGGGCCGTCTGCTCGTCGGCGCCGCGATCGGCTACTTCGGCGACGCCTGGGAGCGGGCCACCACGCTCATCGAGGCCGGTGTCGACGTGCTCGTCGCGGACACGGCCCACGGCAACGTACGCATGCTGATCGACATGGTTCGCCGCCTCAAGACCGACCCGGCGACCAAGCACGTCCAGGTCATCGGCGGCAACGTCGCCACGCGCGAGGGCGCCCAGTCATTCGTCGACGCGGGCGCCGACGCGGTCAAGGTCGGTGTCGGCCCGGGCTCTATCTGCACCACCCGCGTCGTCACCGGTGTCGGCGTGCCGCAGATCTCCGCGGTCTACGAGGCGAGCCTGGCCTGCAAGCCGGCCGACGTCCCGGTGATCGCCGACGGCGGCTTGCGCTACTCCGGTGAGATCGGCAAGGCCATCGTCGCCGGCGCCGACACGGTGATGCTCGGCTCGATGCTCGCCGGCACCGAGGAGACCCCCGGTGACACGGTCCTGATCAACGGCAAGCAGTTCAAGGCCTACCGCGGCATGGGCTCCATGGGCGCCATGTCGTCGCGCGGAAAGAAGTCCTTCTCCAAGGACCGCTACTTCCAGGCCGAGGTCACCGACGACGACATGATCGTCCCCGAGGGCGTCGAGGGCCAGGTCGCCTACAAGGGCGCGTTGGCGACGGTCGCCCACCAGCTCACCGGCGGCCTGCACCAGACGATGTTCTACGTCGGCGCGCGCACCATCCCCGAGCTGCAGGAGAAGGGCCGCTTCATGCGGATCACCTCCGCCTCGCTCAAGGAGTCGCACCCCCACGACGTCCAGGTCACCGCCGAGGCGCCGAACTACCACGTCTGA
- a CDS encoding GNAT family N-acetyltransferase: MAGTMLWRVRTTLPDRPGALAALAQRCGEAGVNILGMQIFPGLAQVTDEFVLRTPEGWGEAEICDVISSAGGGDTVIQAANEAALADQPTRYVQACRHVLERPMSFPEVVAQLFDAEAEAPPGVVHDTMELRVADVDVQLHRTAPFTATEHARGSAMADLVNDVLDRSRESAAIGTTPPVRRLGTGSTPDLVVTGETVSALIDGVAVGIGEVLGAAEDDENVRVVNLRVDPAWQRRGIGTRLLVDTAKLAHMLGADEILLTTQSDNQAVLPMVLAAGMRGRIRMAGDLLTVKVPVRDLKPLDR, encoded by the coding sequence ATGGCGGGGACGATGTTGTGGAGAGTACGTACGACGCTGCCGGACCGACCGGGTGCACTGGCGGCGCTGGCGCAGCGCTGCGGTGAGGCCGGGGTCAACATCCTGGGGATGCAGATCTTCCCGGGACTGGCGCAGGTGACCGACGAGTTCGTGCTGCGTACGCCCGAGGGCTGGGGCGAGGCCGAGATCTGTGACGTGATCTCCTCCGCGGGTGGCGGCGACACCGTCATCCAGGCCGCCAACGAGGCGGCGCTGGCCGACCAGCCGACGCGCTACGTGCAGGCGTGCCGGCACGTGCTGGAGCGGCCGATGTCGTTCCCCGAGGTGGTCGCGCAGCTCTTCGACGCCGAGGCCGAGGCTCCGCCCGGGGTCGTCCACGACACCATGGAGCTGCGGGTCGCCGACGTCGACGTCCAGCTCCACCGCACCGCCCCCTTCACCGCGACCGAGCACGCCCGCGGCTCCGCGATGGCCGACCTGGTCAACGACGTCCTCGACCGCAGCCGCGAGTCGGCGGCGATCGGCACCACCCCGCCCGTACGCCGCCTGGGCACCGGAAGCACCCCCGACCTCGTCGTCACCGGCGAGACCGTCAGCGCCCTGATCGACGGTGTCGCCGTCGGCATCGGCGAGGTCCTGGGGGCGGCGGAGGACGACGAGAACGTACGCGTCGTCAACCTGCGCGTCGACCCGGCCTGGCAGCGTCGCGGCATCGGCACCCGGCTGCTGGTCGACACCGCCAAGCTCGCGCACATGCTCGGCGCCGACGAGATCCTGCTCACCACCCAGTCCGACAACCAGGCCGTGCTGCCTATGGTTCTCGCCGCCGGGATGCGCGGCCGGATCCGGATGGCCGGCGATCTGCTGACCGTCAAGGTGCCGGTGCGGGATCTCAAGCCGTTGGACCGGTAG
- a CDS encoding DUF1684 domain-containing protein: MTFEQAWQRWRDEREAELRSPEGFLAITGLHWLGPRQQRFPGIPGVWSNGPEGAVVELGEGEWLELGGVTLAGRHVFGHVDPIGVIATFDAGTVEVADRFGTPVLRPRQPDGPFLRDYTGTPTYDPDPSWQVKAAFTAYETSRPISVGSVVEGRSSIIDAVGEVAFEVNGRPQRLIAFDGGDEELWLLFTDETSGVTTYAACRQLAVQRPVDGKAVLDFNRAANMPCAYTIHATCPLPPASNHIDVLVEAGEQTPPRPPAD; the protein is encoded by the coding sequence GTGACTTTCGAGCAGGCCTGGCAGCGATGGCGCGATGAGCGGGAGGCCGAGCTGAGAAGTCCCGAAGGTTTCCTGGCGATCACCGGCCTGCACTGGCTGGGGCCGAGGCAGCAGCGCTTCCCCGGGATCCCGGGTGTCTGGTCGAACGGTCCGGAAGGTGCCGTCGTCGAGCTCGGCGAGGGCGAGTGGCTCGAGCTCGGCGGGGTCACCCTCGCCGGGCGTCACGTCTTCGGCCACGTCGATCCCATCGGCGTGATCGCGACCTTCGACGCAGGCACGGTCGAGGTCGCGGACCGTTTCGGCACCCCGGTGCTCCGTCCGCGACAGCCCGACGGCCCGTTCCTGCGCGACTACACGGGCACCCCGACGTACGATCCGGACCCGTCATGGCAGGTCAAGGCCGCCTTCACCGCGTACGAGACGAGTCGCCCGATCTCGGTCGGCTCCGTGGTCGAGGGTCGTTCGAGCATCATCGACGCGGTGGGGGAGGTCGCGTTCGAGGTGAACGGACGCCCGCAGCGGCTGATCGCCTTCGACGGCGGCGACGAGGAGCTGTGGCTGCTGTTCACCGACGAGACCAGCGGGGTCACGACCTACGCCGCCTGCCGCCAGCTCGCCGTCCAGCGGCCGGTCGACGGCAAGGCCGTCCTCGACTTCAACCGTGCCGCCAACATGCCCTGCGCCTACACGATCCACGCCACCTGTCCGCTTCCGCCCGCGAGCAACCACATCGACGTGCTCGTCGAAGCGGGCGAGCAGACTCCGCCGCGGCCGCCCGCGGACTGA